A window from Marinagarivorans cellulosilyticus encodes these proteins:
- a CDS encoding TlpA family protein disulfide reductase: MTKLAVHFANTVSALLIAATLISSPGYAEEEFDWAAEAERRAHVAGTGIIGKPLAPITLEGINGQALALSQHLGKRPIYLKFWATWCGTCRAQMPHFEKISKEYGDKMAVIAVNTGINDDIDDVKAYLKTIELTMPMVRDDGTLADALELTVTPQHVLIDQNGHVVWLGHKDDAQFLSVLDRVANNRYTPKLITQSQPTPEKTIDIVVKDGHLEKSLLLTSVQGQTINLPAKGNKNTYVWFNSPWCEWYLADSKPAISEACTALRKVASSRDDLGHWAAVSLDVWANESDVTGYLEQHQLKIPTVLDNTKAIFKSFGIRSLPSLVVLKPDGTVVQTKTFASAKDVKAFFSRNKD, translated from the coding sequence ATGACTAAATTAGCCGTACATTTTGCCAATACCGTTAGCGCATTATTAATTGCCGCAACCCTTATTAGCTCTCCTGGCTATGCTGAAGAGGAGTTCGATTGGGCTGCCGAGGCAGAGCGCCGAGCCCATGTTGCAGGCACCGGCATTATAGGCAAACCCCTTGCACCTATTACATTGGAAGGAATTAACGGCCAAGCTCTAGCGCTAAGTCAACACTTAGGTAAGCGCCCCATTTACTTAAAATTTTGGGCAACTTGGTGCGGCACCTGCCGCGCGCAAATGCCGCACTTTGAAAAAATTTCAAAAGAGTATGGCGATAAAATGGCCGTAATAGCCGTAAACACGGGCATTAATGATGATATAGACGATGTAAAAGCTTACTTAAAAACCATAGAGCTGACCATGCCCATGGTGCGGGATGATGGCACCTTAGCTGATGCACTGGAGTTAACCGTAACGCCACAACATGTGTTGATCGACCAGAACGGTCACGTTGTTTGGCTGGGCCACAAAGATGATGCACAATTTTTATCGGTGTTGGATCGCGTCGCTAATAATCGCTACACACCTAAACTAATTACCCAATCACAACCTACACCAGAAAAAACCATTGATATTGTGGTAAAAGATGGGCACTTGGAAAAATCTTTGTTGCTTACATCGGTACAGGGGCAAACGATAAACCTGCCAGCGAAAGGGAATAAGAACACCTATGTTTGGTTTAACTCGCCATGGTGTGAATGGTATTTAGCCGATAGTAAGCCGGCAATTTCAGAAGCTTGTACAGCGCTGCGAAAAGTAGCAAGCAGCCGCGATGATTTAGGTCACTGGGCGGCGGTTTCTTTGGATGTGTGGGCGAATGAAAGTGACGTGACGGGATACCTCGAACAACATCAATTAAAAATCCCCACTGTGCTAGACAATACCAAGGCCATCTTTAAAAGCTTTGGCATACGGAGTTTACCCAGCTTAGTCGTGCTAAAACCCGATGGAACTGTGGTACAGACCAAAACCTTTGCGTCGGCCAAGGATGTTAAAGCGTTTTTTAGCCGCAATAAAGATTAA
- a CDS encoding TMEM143 family protein: MLQSHHFIPLNSQDLVNACLQRENADKPSVALVAQRLRAVLHQEAYRTQTELIEAYTPIDPDLDTVNIAHHNTASFDGGHFKMLFEKVLKQANFIRLSRHDLQAALKESSLFNIRLDINFDDFDDVLLYCRGVNQKTETLTQWFGLRKKVISFTNYDRVVLYLRFKTVNSLGDNTQLLGRSGRTMLKLFRNVPKADLEMLFPNTRIGMRTIDKLLIGVPALVSGVVVLTTKLGATLVLLGGLLGFWLGLHHKPVELNVATLLALGAGLGTLAGYCWKQFSTFKNRKLRFAQALTQNLYFKSLDNNAGVFYRLMADAEDEEFKEAFLAWYFLQQRATPMEPSELDYEIEQWFITLNANVKTDFEIDDALNKLERLGLAKNQNGLWLALSAKEAKAHLLNLYCG; encoded by the coding sequence ATGCTCCAGTCGCATCATTTTATTCCGCTAAATAGCCAAGATTTAGTAAACGCCTGCTTACAGCGTGAAAATGCCGATAAACCTAGTGTTGCACTGGTAGCGCAACGCTTGCGCGCTGTATTACACCAAGAAGCTTATCGTACTCAAACCGAATTGATAGAAGCCTACACACCTATCGATCCAGATTTAGATACGGTAAATATTGCGCATCACAATACAGCCAGTTTCGACGGCGGGCATTTTAAAATGTTATTCGAGAAGGTGCTTAAGCAAGCCAACTTTATACGATTAAGCCGGCACGATTTACAAGCTGCACTTAAAGAATCGTCGTTGTTTAATATACGGTTGGATATTAATTTTGATGATTTTGACGATGTGTTACTGTATTGCCGGGGTGTTAACCAAAAAACAGAAACGCTAACCCAATGGTTTGGCTTGCGAAAAAAGGTGATAAGCTTTACAAACTATGATCGTGTCGTATTGTATTTACGTTTTAAAACGGTGAATTCTTTAGGTGATAATACCCAATTATTGGGGCGTTCCGGCAGAACAATGCTTAAGCTATTTCGCAATGTGCCTAAAGCAGACTTGGAAATGTTATTTCCTAATACGCGTATTGGCATGCGCACAATAGATAAGCTACTAATCGGCGTGCCTGCCTTAGTGAGTGGCGTGGTTGTACTTACGACTAAACTTGGGGCTACTTTAGTGCTACTGGGTGGCCTTTTAGGTTTTTGGCTGGGCCTGCACCATAAACCGGTAGAATTAAATGTTGCAACGCTATTGGCACTAGGCGCAGGCCTAGGCACTTTGGCAGGTTACTGCTGGAAGCAATTTTCTACCTTTAAAAATAGAAAGCTGCGTTTTGCCCAAGCGCTTACACAAAATTTGTATTTTAAATCACTAGATAACAACGCTGGTGTTTTTTATCGCCTAATGGCCGATGCCGAAGATGAGGAATTTAAAGAAGCATTCTTAGCTTGGTACTTTTTGCAACAACGAGCGACTCCGATGGAACCTTCGGAATTAGACTATGAAATAGAGCAATGGTTTATAACGTTAAATGCAAATGTCAAAACAGATTTTGAGATAGATGACGCCCTAAATAAATTAGAGCGTTTAGGCTTAGCCAAAAATCAAAATGGACTTTGGCTAGCTTTATCCGCCAAAGAAGCAAAAGCACACTTACTTAATCTTTATTGCGGCTAA
- a CDS encoding PLP-dependent aminotransferase family protein, translating to MTSTVTFFDHRADFATGTPRYRQIYTRIKNAIYDGVLKADDRLPSARALAKEWGVARGTAEEAYQLLKDEGYVLAKGPLGCFIHPHVKPRDPAANKPLPLLSSDQKANRDQAELLPFQMGLPALDAFPRGPWQRMTQRLLREMLQAAYRNAPRTGLTELKASIAQYLSVSRGFDCLPDQVIITGGYRHTLSLVAQALGGEGKAWVEDPGYPPTRQLLQALGFTPVAIPVDEQGMDIDAAYRQAGDAKMAVVTPAHQSPLCCTLSLKRRQALLAWAREANAFVVEDDYDGEYRMASRPLPALKHLDQDDRVLYMGTFSKVLIPSLRLAYLVVPRAQITHFNRVFLSLYDSQPTLAQKQVAEFMAEGRFARHIEATRRLYKQRREQTVSGLLAVLGDYLTIDPQPGGMHIIARPRFIGQASIDDCKLAQRCIKNGLYANALSTWYTAQPQQGLLMSYTNISSPEALEEYANILKTKVFGAH from the coding sequence ATGACTTCGACAGTAACGTTTTTTGACCACCGCGCTGACTTTGCTACCGGAACGCCTCGCTATCGACAAATATACACACGCATTAAAAACGCCATTTACGACGGCGTGCTGAAGGCAGATGATCGCTTACCCTCGGCCCGCGCGCTAGCAAAAGAGTGGGGTGTTGCACGGGGAACGGCAGAGGAAGCTTATCAGCTGCTAAAGGACGAAGGTTATGTTCTTGCTAAAGGCCCGCTAGGTTGCTTTATTCACCCACACGTTAAACCGCGAGACCCTGCTGCCAATAAACCCTTACCTTTGCTCAGTAGTGACCAAAAAGCGAACCGGGACCAGGCTGAATTATTGCCTTTTCAGATGGGGTTGCCAGCGTTAGATGCGTTTCCTAGAGGGCCTTGGCAACGGATGACGCAACGATTATTGCGTGAAATGTTACAGGCCGCATATCGCAACGCACCGCGCACAGGGCTTACAGAATTAAAGGCGAGCATTGCTCAGTATTTATCCGTGTCTAGAGGGTTTGATTGCTTACCCGACCAAGTAATTATTACGGGAGGATACCGCCATACACTATCGCTAGTCGCACAAGCATTGGGTGGTGAAGGTAAAGCATGGGTAGAAGACCCAGGTTATCCGCCAACACGGCAGTTATTACAAGCTTTGGGCTTTACCCCTGTGGCCATTCCTGTGGACGAGCAAGGCATGGATATTGACGCCGCCTATAGGCAAGCCGGCGATGCCAAAATGGCGGTAGTCACACCTGCGCACCAAAGCCCGCTGTGTTGCACGTTATCGCTTAAGCGCAGGCAAGCTTTATTGGCTTGGGCACGTGAAGCAAATGCATTTGTCGTGGAGGACGACTACGACGGTGAATACCGAATGGCCAGCAGGCCCTTGCCAGCACTTAAGCACCTTGATCAAGACGACCGCGTTTTATACATGGGCACATTTAGTAAAGTTTTAATTCCAAGTTTGCGACTTGCTTATTTGGTCGTCCCACGTGCGCAAATTACGCATTTTAACCGTGTTTTTTTAAGTCTATACGATAGCCAACCTACGCTTGCACAAAAACAAGTGGCCGAATTTATGGCCGAAGGGCGTTTTGCTCGACATATTGAAGCTACGCGCAGGCTCTACAAACAGCGCCGTGAACAAACAGTTAGTGGCTTGCTGGCTGTATTGGGAGATTATTTGACCATCGACCCCCAGCCCGGCGGTATGCATATTATCGCGCGCCCAAGATTTATTGGCCAAGCAAGTATTGATGATTGCAAGTTAGCCCAGCGATGTATTAAAAATGGTCTTTATGCGAATGCGCTGTCTACTTGGTATACGGCACAACCACAGCAAGGGCTGTTGATGAGTTATACCAATATATCGTCCCCTGAGGCGTTAGAAGAATATGCGAATATTCTTAAAACTAAAGTATTTGGCGCACACTAA